DNA from Microbacterium sp. LWO12-1.2:
CCGGTTCGGCGCTCGCCTCCGCGGCGGGCTCCGACGCCTTGGGCGTCGGGATCGTCCCGGTATCGGTCGGCGCGCCGGCGCACGCAGTGAGAACGAGCGCGAGGAGCAGCGCCGAGGCGGCGGCAGTAGAGATGCGGGGGATCATCGCTGGGCCCTGTCGTGTGTCTGGGGTGGAGTCAGTGCAGGAGGTCGAGGAAGGCACCGTGCAGGATGCCGTTACTGGCGAGTGTCGAACGGGCAGAGATCGTCTCGACGCCGTCGAACGAGGTCATTCGGCCACCGGCCTCGCGGACGATCGGGACCGCAGCGGCGATGTCGTATTCCTTCACCTCGAACTCCGCGACCATCTCGAGACGTCCCTCGGCAAGGAGCATGTAGGCGAACACATCGCCATATGCTCGGTCGCGCCAAGAGTGTTCGGCAAGCTTCAGCAGAGCGGGCAGTTGGCCGGCCTCGGCCCATTGCGTGATGCTCTGGAAGCTCACGCTCGCGTCGCTGATGGAAGACACGGATGACGCGCGGATCCTCCGCGGTGCGGCGTCGGTCGCGGTCCAGGATCCTCCGCCGGTCGACGCCCACCAGCGACGCCCGAGTGCGGGCATGCTGACGACACCGACCTGAGGGACGCCGTCGATGGCGAGCGCGATCATCGTGCCCCAGAGCGGGACTCCGCGCAGGAAGTTCGCCGTGCCGTCGATCGGATCGATGATCCACTGGCGGTGCGTATCGCCCTGCGCGCCGAATTCCTCGCCGAAGATGCCATCCTCTGGGCGCTCGGCGGCCAGAATCTCTCGGAGCGCACGCTCCGTCGCGAGGTCGGCGTCCGTGACGTGCGAATTGTCGGCTTTCGTCGAGATCTCGAGGTCGGCCGCATCGAAGCGCGGCAGCGACTGTGCGTCGGCAGCATCCGCCAGTCGGAGGGCGAGCTCGAGGTCGTCGCGGAGGTCGGCGGCAGCGGGGGAGGCGGTCACCTTCTCAGGATAGCCTTCCCATTCCGGGTCTCCGTCGGCGGGTCGGCCTCGATTTCGCATGACGCCGATCGACTGGTAATGTAATTCCTCGGCCGGGGTCATCCCGGGCCA
Protein-coding regions in this window:
- a CDS encoding inositol monophosphatase family protein yields the protein MTASPAAADLRDDLELALRLADAADAQSLPRFDAADLEISTKADNSHVTDADLATERALREILAAERPEDGIFGEEFGAQGDTHRQWIIDPIDGTANFLRGVPLWGTMIALAIDGVPQVGVVSMPALGRRWWASTGGGSWTATDAAPRRIRASSVSSISDASVSFQSITQWAEAGQLPALLKLAEHSWRDRAYGDVFAYMLLAEGRLEMVAEFEVKEYDIAAAVPIVREAGGRMTSFDGVETISARSTLASNGILHGAFLDLLH